The Planctomycetota bacterium genomic sequence CCGGACGTGGAGCGCCGGCGGGGCGCCCGAACGGGCGCGGGGGAGATCATCGGCACGAGCGCGCTCATGCAGGAGGTCTTCAAGAAGGTGGCCGCGGCGGCGCCGAGCGAGGCGAACGTCCTTTTCGTCGGCGAGAGCGGGACGGGCAAGGAGCTTCTGGCGCGGGCGGTCCATTACCACAGCGCGCGCGCCGGCGGGCCCTTCGAGGCGATCAACTGCGCGGCGATTCCGGAGACGCTGCTCGAAAGCGAGCTTTACGGCCACGAGCGCGGCGCCTTCACGGGGGCCGTCCGGCGCAAGCCGGGGAAGTTCGAGGTGGCCGACGGGGGCACGGTCTTTCTCGACGAGGTCGGGGAGCTTCCGGCGTCCGCGCAGGCGAAGCTCCTGCGGTTCCTCGAGGAGCGCCGGTTCGAGCGGGTGGGCGGCACGGAGGGGGTGCGCGTGGACGTCCGGATCGTGGCGGCCACGAACCGCAACCTGGAGGAGCGCGTCCGCGAGGGCCGCTTCCGCGAGGATCTCTACTTCCGGCTCAACGTGGTCAAGATCGAAATCCCGCCCCTGCGGGAGCGCAAGGAGGACCTGCCGGCCCTCGTGGCGCACTTCCTGGACCTGGCGGGCGGGGCCGGGATCACGCGCGAGGCGATGGCCGTCCTGGAGCGTCACTCGTGGCCGGGGAACGTCCGCGAGCTCCGCAATGCGATCGAGCGCGGCGTGGTGCTCGCCCGCGGCGGGCCCATCCGGCCCGAGCACCTGCCCGAGACGGTGCTTTCCGCGCGGGGGCCGGAGGAAAAGGACCTCGACGCGCGGGTGCGGGAGGCCGTCGAGCGCCTGATGGCGGAGGGCACGCCCGGGGAGCTTTTCCGCCAGGTCGAGGCGCGCTGGGAGAAGGCGGTTCTCCGGAAGGCGCTCGAAATCACCGGCGGCAACCAGGTGAAGGCCTCGGAGCTTCTGGGCATCAACCGGATGACGCTCCGCAAGAAGATCGAGCAGTACGGCCTGTAGCCGGCGCGAGGATCCGCACCGCCCCGGGCAGGATCTCGAATTCGGCCGGCAGAAACCCGCCGGGGTCGCCGTCCACCTCGACGGGCACGGGGCGGCCG encodes the following:
- a CDS encoding sigma-54 dependent transcriptional regulator, whose translation is MPKILVVDDEESIVWAFRRLVEGMGHAFLAAPTAERGLELVRQERPDVVFLDVKLPGMSGLDALEEARRACPGAKFVVITAHGSLDAAMRAMKLGAVEYLAKPVDLERARAIVEAAVRGPALDPDVERRRGARTGAGEIIGTSALMQEVFKKVAAAAPSEANVLFVGESGTGKELLARAVHYHSARAGGPFEAINCAAIPETLLESELYGHERGAFTGAVRRKPGKFEVADGGTVFLDEVGELPASAQAKLLRFLEERRFERVGGTEGVRVDVRIVAATNRNLEERVREGRFREDLYFRLNVVKIEIPPLRERKEDLPALVAHFLDLAGGAGITREAMAVLERHSWPGNVRELRNAIERGVVLARGGPIRPEHLPETVLSARGPEEKDLDARVREAVERLMAEGTPGELFRQVEARWEKAVLRKALEITGGNQVKASELLGINRMTLRKKIEQYGL